In Silene latifolia isolate original U9 population chromosome 6, ASM4854445v1, whole genome shotgun sequence, the genomic window GTGATAATGTTAAAAACTTTGAATAAGTTCTTTTACCGTCTTTATGACTTTACCAAGTTAATTTCCACGACTCGATTAATTACTTTCATCTAATCCTACCGAGTTTCATTATAACTCTCTTACACAGTTACACGGTCTTTTAGTTTCCTATAGATATGATACTTAGTATATATCTAAACTCGATAGTACCTGATAACGTAGAACCGAATTAAAAAATAGTAAAATGGTGGTGGGTGGACCCAAAGAGAACATAGAAAAGTAGGGTCCATTTTTATGCAACAAAAAATAAAGTATGATAAGAGCTGGAAAGGAAGAGGTAGTTTCGTCCGTTAGTGCTTGAAACAAGTTATAAATTGACTCCTCTTCCCTTCACCCTTTGTTATACTTGTGTGTGAGTCTTTCTTTAAAAAACTAAATACtctcttcattcattcattctccTCTGTTCTTCTCCTCTCTCTCTGTTTCCTCTCTTTATATTTCTCTCATTTTAAGAAAGATCCATTTATTTCATAACAGAAGAAAGAAATGACGAACTCGAATGTAGTTGTTCAAGATGCTAAGACCGGCATCAAATTAGCTGTCATGCCGGTCTTTAACCATGCGGTACCTAAACCACCCAGTTCAACTGCTGGGCGCTACAGGTACCGCAGAGTGGTGAAAAAACTCGAAACTCAAGCTCCACCTAAGATTAATGCTTGGGTTGATTCCATGAGGGCTTCTTCCCCTGCTAAATCACCCCCGTCATCACCTGAACGCGACTCCTGGATGGTAGGTCAATAAATTAAAACCGTTTTACCATATTTATCAATTCAACAACTTTAGCGCTTGCTTATCGAGTTACATTAATTTTAAACAGGTTAGTCATCCTTCGGCATTGGAGATGTTTGATAACATTGTCAAGGCATCCAAAGGAAAGAAAATAGTCATGTTTTTAGACTATGACGGAACGCTTTCTCCCATTGTTCAAGACCCGGAAAAAGCCTTCATGTCTAATGAGGtagggatactcctggtcaacggaaaaaaaaaaaacaccataCAGATTGAATATAGACATATATTAGACAATATGTACATTTCATATATTCTTGTATATTTAAATAGATTTATTGATTTTGTATAATAAAATAATGGTTTTGTGTTTATCAGATGAGAGCAGCCGTAAAAGAAGTGGCAAAATACTTTCCAACTGCAATTGTTAGTGGAAGAGGCAAAGACAAGGTACATTACATTTTTCGAAATCATTAACATATACGAGTACTTCCTCTGTTCCAGTCATTGTTTACCATGATTATAATGATATCGAGAACATTTTGTTAATTAATCATGGTGGGTCTTTTTATAGGTTTATGATTTTGTCAAGTTGAAAGAACTTTACTATGCCGGTAGTCACGGAATGGACATTGAAGGACCTACTAATGACAAAGTATGCATCTTAGTTAATTTTTTCTTAATTTATGGGAATTTCTCTTTTATATATTTACATTCTAATAAATATACATTTTGTTCTCGAATGAAACAGAACGACAAGTCGATTTTGTGCCAACCCGCCAGCGAATTCCTACCAATGATTACTGAGGTGTATGAGAAGTTGGTACAAAAAACAAGTACAATTGAAGGAGCTCATGTTGAAAGTAACAAGTTTTGTCTTTCTGTCCATTTCCGTTGCGTAGACGAGAAGGTAAATTTCGGTCTTAACGAATAATCTCGTAACATTACTTATTATTGAAAGGGAGACTTACCTATATATATGTATGTGTAATTTCAGGAATGGCCTGAACTAGCTGAGCATGTAAAAGAGGTGCTCAATGACTACCCTGAGCTGAAAATGACTACCGGAAGAAAGGTAATATAATTTAATCTAATATAGTTATAAGGTTAATAGAAGCGTGTTCCTTCCGTCCTGATCATTGGTTTAGAGACAGAAAGAGTAAATATTTAAGATGAAATTCTCATGATatttatgttgtgaattatatagGTATTGGAGATCAAACCAACCATTAAGTGGGACAAGGGCAATGCACTTGAGTTTTTGTTGGAGGCACTTGGTATGTTGTTATAAAATATAAGTCTTTTTTATTTAATCTTTATATTAAGTAAGTTTACATATGATTAATTCTCCCTTTGAAATTGATTATTTGAATAGGTTTTGCAAACTCGAAAGATGTCTTACCAATTTACATAGGAGATGATAGAACTGACGAAGATGCATTTAAGGTGTTAAGGAAAAGGAAACAAGGATTCGGGATCCTTGTTTCAAAGTTTCCTAAAGAAACAAACGCGGCTTACACATTACAAGACCCTACTGAAGTGATGCGGTTTTTGGAACGACTAGTTGAATGGAAGCAAGTATCTGAACGTTGTTACTACCGGAAGCCATGAGTAGCTGAGTACAAGGACATGCTTGTCTTTTTAATAAGAAGTAATTAATCAACCCCCTAACTATTTTTGTTCAAAAGGGGTTTAATTTATGTGTAATTACTAGTATTTCTTTTATTTTCGATAACCGTAATGAAATAGTATGTATGTAGGGAGTAAAAGGGAATTTTGAAAATCAATTTTCCCTCGATTCCGGGTTCTATTTATCTAGAATTAGATCAGAATTTTCCGGTTATTGTAATTATTGATTTCCACAGTAAAAAAAAGTATTAGTGGAAATTTTAATGTTCGATCTGATATGGTATCTGTCAACTTTTTTTAAATCATAAATGAATTATTCTTATCagtaggtcttggtatagacgggtggggcgaacagacgggtaaagacctctaataaaatgggtaggggggacaaggtggggcactcccatgtgcttcccactttatggtaaatgggtattttgtgaagGGAAATGGtgtccgtctatacgtatagacggatagtgtccgtctataatgagaatttgtgtattctTATGGCATAAAGTAACCCATGGCATGTCAACCAATGAATCCTTTGATGCTTTTACATAAGAGAAAACAATTGATGGTTGTCTAGAGATAGCAAATTCCAAGGAATATACAAGAGTATACCATCACAAACCTTCAACAATGGAGTTCTATTACATAAAAACGTGTATGCCATTCGATTGCATCCAAATTTAAGCCGGGTACAAACATTAAAATGGTAATACAGTCCCTCATAAATTTTAATACCGCTGCATTTACAGAGTTAAAAACTTCATTTAAGTTTACTAGTAATGTTGATTAACCACATAGCAACTTGTACGGGAAAATGTTGTAGGTGATGCCATATTGAATTCAAAGAGGTCCATAAACAAATGTTTCAAGTGGTCATGGAATATAGAACATTGACACTTGTCCATACTTGAAAGCAATTGTTTATAACTTTTATTTTGTCAAGTAACTTATTTGTCACATCAAACCGTAATTTCGAATTTCCTATATTtattttaatcattttaattaggAGAAGACGTGTACAAGTAACCATTTACAAAGTAAAAAACACGTGACCTTTTAATATAGACAAGGTTATTAACTTGAAATACGCTTAATTTGGACATATAATCTCGAATTTCAGAATTTTTTCTAGGAAAAAAAAGTTGCTTTTTTAATTTCTGATTGATGAAGATGCGTATGTTATCCATTAATACTTAATAGGCAACCCGCAACTCCAAATATTCAAATCTAATTCCAATGATGATTTGGGTGTTGTGAACGCTAGAGCTCGAGTTGAAATAATACTCAGTAAAACAGAACTAaaaataaaatcactaaaaatgtTTTTTCTCTTATGTTCAAATTGTCATTGGTCAAAAGCCAAAAAAAACTCTAATTTTATGCCATTGGTCACTAGGCAATAGAAGCTTCACTTTACATAATTTTTCTGTTTTTTATTTAGTCACCTATATTCCTTGCATTTTTCTTTCTACAAAACAATGTGTTTTTTGCCCatagaaaaaaagagaaaagaaaaacataagataTTAGGAACAAAAAGAGATCCATAATCTAGTAAACAACTTCTAATTGTATGTAAAAAAAGATGAAATATTCCAAATTCTTGTGCAAAGTTATGATATCTACAAAAGACATAGAAGTATCACTTACCAACTTACCATAGACATTAGAGTAGTATATTTCATATTAAATAACACAAATGATATAATAAGACAGTCTCATATTGCAAGACGGttcatttttatttaaaaaaaaattatttaatattaatacATGAATTATCTTTTTAAATAATTGGACCGTCTCATACTGTGAGACATTGATTAAATAAATTTCATATTTAAAAAATGTAGCTAATCTGACATACTATGGgatcaaatttttattttttaacaaGATTGCACCAAGAATAAAGCAAAAGTAAAAGTTAATAGATTTTTCTAATTAAGATCAAGTGCAAACTGCcgaatttttaatataaaaagtGGATCCTCTTTTTGTTAGTTCAGATTTTCTGCCAAAATTTACTTATTAATAAATACTTGAAAAGAAAAGAGGTTGTATTCCACAAGCACTAACATAGTATAACATGCTTGCATCGCACCTTAATTTTCGTTAAGAATGACAATTTTTGGTATCTAAGTATTTTGGTGCCAAAATTCTACTAAAAACGGATATTTTTTCTCCTCTCTTTTGAGTTTTGAGTAccatataaaaaaaattatgagacAATTTGCAAGAATGGCATATCGTAGTTTCAATTTTAATTACGACAACTAGATTATCTGTTCTGTCTTGCTTATTTTCAGCTAATTTCAGTTCAACTCTATTCAGCTTTATCCAGCTCTATTTAGTTTAGATTAGTTCATCTCTTCATAAATTATCTCTTACTTAAACTTCATTCAGTTCAGCtgagctccattcagttcagctgAGCTCCATTTAGTTCAGTTAAGCTCATATCAGTGAAAAGAACAGAGCCTGTAGATCGTATTGGTAACTTGTTAACTTTTTTGTAAGAAAACAAATAATAGCTAATAATAATCAAAAAGAGGGTTGATGATGCCACGACTCTTATCAACTTCTCTACGGTTCCTCTCTCACATGAATAGAAAAGCCCGTGGAGTAGTTGATAAGAGTTGTGACAGTATCAACTCTCATAAATAAGATAGCATCACCTGTCCAAAGTGTATAAATGTATAATTGATCGAATAATGCATATGAGTTGGTTTATTTGGTTAAAATATCAGTTTAGTCCCGGGTTCAAATCCTCAAGGAAGCATTATTGTAGCCTGGTATTAGTGGATAACATTTAGTCTCAAGTTCAAACCCTCATAAGAGCATGGTAGCCTAAGATTATGCCTTGTTGGGTAAAAATGTATCAATTGCCTTGATATATGTAGGTTACAATCTATCATATATGCACGAGGTACCAATACACAGTTGTGCTCTTTGTGGATCTGCTATGCTTACATTAAAAGCGATTTAAAAACAAAATATAAGTTAGTTAAAATCGAGCTATTTGTAATAAATTGGTCAAAACATATGATTAATTAGGTCTAGAGTTCACTACACCAAACTGTTCTGACATGGAACCGTCACTTTAATGGTTACTTTTCATCGTAAAATAATCGTTTTTCCATCATTATACCATATAACAGTTGCATAGTATAACCTTTGTCGTGACACAGAATTATGAGAGACTACTGTTGATAAAAAAAACTAGCTAAAAAGTTAGGTACAACAAATCCAAATCAATAGCATCTAAAGTGTCTTTAAGAGACTAGATGTCTAATGTAACAAGGATGTTGACGCTTGACTTTAAGTTGAAGGCCCTTCGAACGTTAGTTATGTTGGCAATTGGCAAATAAGAGTTCGTAACATCAGTCGCAAACTTTTAACTTTaacctttctttttctttttaccaTGCAATCTTTCCATCATAAGACTACGATATATACCTAGTATTTCGGTTTAAGTACTTGGACA contains:
- the LOC141585843 gene encoding putative trehalose-phosphate phosphatase D isoform X2 produces the protein MDAKKEMTNSNVVVQDAKTGIKLAVMPVFNHAVPKPPSSTAGRYRYRRVVKKLETQAPPKINAWVDSMRASSPAKSPPSSPERDSWMVSHPSALEMFDNIVKASKGKKIVMFLDYDGTLSPIVQDPEKAFMSNEMRAAVKEVAKYFPTAIVSGRGKDKVYDFVKLKELYYAGSHGMDIEGPTNDKNDKSILCQPASEFLPMITEVYEKLVQKTSTIEGAHVESNKFCLSVHFRCVDEKEWPELAEHVKEVLNDYPELKMTTGRKVLEIKPTIKWDKGNALEFLLEALGFANSKDVLPIYIGDDRTDEDAFKVLRKRKQGFGILVSKFPKETNAAYTLQDPTEVMRFLERLVEWKQVSERCYYRKP
- the LOC141585843 gene encoding putative trehalose-phosphate phosphatase H isoform X1, with the protein product MDAKKEMTNSNVVVQDAKTGIKLAVMPVFNHAVPKPPSSTAGRYRYRRVVKKLETQAPPKINAWVDSMRASSPAKSPPSSPERDSWMVSHPSALEMFDNIVKASKGKKIVMFLDYDGTLSPIVQDPEKAFMSNEMRAAVKEVAKYFPTAIVSGRGKDKVYDFVKLKELYYAGSHGMDIEGPTNDKVCILVNFFLIYGNFSFIYLHSNKYTFCSRMKQNDKSILCQPASEFLPMITEVYEKLVQKTSTIEGAHVESNKFCLSVHFRCVDEKEWPELAEHVKEVLNDYPELKMTTGRKVLEIKPTIKWDKGNALEFLLEALGFANSKDVLPIYIGDDRTDEDAFKVLRKRKQGFGILVSKFPKETNAAYTLQDPTEVMRFLERLVEWKQVSERCYYRKP